One window from the genome of Amaranthus tricolor cultivar Red isolate AtriRed21 chromosome 9, ASM2621246v1, whole genome shotgun sequence encodes:
- the LOC130823733 gene encoding SKP1-like protein 14 — MAASPSSSSCFTDENVIILHSSDKVIFEIDEDVALQMKTIHMYFEDLPLNGRKFSGLLVAGDILAKVIEYCKKHVKNPDKDGKSDYIEELENWDKKFVNRMDQNTLFGVINAADYLYVQPLMDLTCKTVAHRIKDLSVEKIREIFNIKNDFTPEEEAKLRKENQWAFDN; from the coding sequence ATGGCGGCTtcaccttcttcttcttcttgttttACGGATGAGAACGTGATAATCCTACACAGCTCCGATAAAGTCATCTTCGAAATCGACGAAGACGTGGCGTTGCAAATGAAAACAATCCATATGTATTTCGAAGATCTGCCTCTCAACGGAAGAAAGTTTTCGGGACTGCTTGTCGCCGGAGATATTCTAGCGAAGGTAATCGAGTACTGCAAAAAGCATGTGAAAAACCCTGATAAGGATGGTAAGTCTGATTATATTGAAGAACTGGAGAATTGGGATAAAAAATTTGTGAATAGAATGGATCAGAATACTCTTTTTGGTGTAATAAATGCTGCAGATTATTTGTATGTTCAGCCATTAATGGATTTGACTTGCAAAACTGTGGCTCATAGGATTAAAGATTTGAGTGTAGAGAAGATTCGGGAGATCTTCAACATTAAGAATGATTTTACACCCGAAGAAGAAGCGAAACTTCGAAAAGAAAATCAATGGGCATTCGACAACTGA
- the LOC130823734 gene encoding glycerophosphodiester phosphodiesterase GDPD1, chloroplastic-like, with translation MLNPHILPIFLRSSFLPSTLHIKSSHLLPKIMHCIKLNPIQLKSIPSFLLNPYSNHSFSKPFSLNRTKMAALKAVHVSDVPNLDQVNENAAVSLSSRYNPKEMETVTMEMGNRKKFMVIGHRGNGMNRLQSSDPRMKHVKENSILSFNTAASFNLDFIEFDVQVTKDGCPIIFHDDYILSKENGIIYEKRVTDLTLSEFLAYGPQKQDGKISKPLLRNTKDGKSVSWDVNYDDTLCTLQEAFEEVDPKLGFNVELKFDDYIVYKEAHLVNVLQAILEVVYKYAKDRPVIFSTFHPDAALLVRNLQGTYPVYFLTNGGTERYDDVRRNSLEEALNLCLEGSLQGIVSEVKGIFRYPGAVSKIKDSKLSLLTYGTLNNVPESVYLQHLMGIDGVIVDFVQEITKAVDNLIKPVKTEENEGELQSDVKPQFSQTELSFLLKLIPELVQQ, from the exons ATGCTGAATCCCCATATTCTTCCCATTTTCCTGCGTTCATCATTCCTTCCTTCCACTCTGCATATAAAATCTTCTCATCTCCTTCCCAAAATCATGCATTGTATCAAATTAAACCCAATTCAACTCAAATCAATCCCTTCTTTTCTTCTAAACCCTTATTCTAATCACTctttttcaaaacccttttcTCTTAATCGCACAAAAATGGCTGCTCTTAAAGCTGTTCATGTCTCCGATGTTCCTAATCTCGATCAGGTCAATGAAAACGCCGCCGTTTCGCTTTCTTCTCGGTATAACCCGAAAG AAATGGAGACGGTGACGATGGAGATGGGGAATAGGAAGAAGTTTATGGTGATCGGACATCGAGGAAATGGAATGAATAGATTACAATCATCTGATCCTAGAATGAAACATGTTAAAGAGAATTCTATTCTTTCGTTTAATACAGCTGCTTCCTTCAATCTTGATTTCATTGAATTTGATGTTCAG GTCACAAAAGATGGATGCCCAATCATTTTCCATGATGATTACATCCTCTCAAAGGAAAAT GGAATAATATATGAAAAGAGAGTGACTGATCTAACCTTGAGTGAATTTCTTGCATACGGTCCACAAAAACAAGACGGAAAGATTTCAAAACCACTGTTGAGAAACACCAAGGATGGAAAATCCGTTAGTTGGGATGTCAACTACGATGACACTCTATGCACCTTGCAAGAAGCCTTCGAGGAAGTCGATCCCAAATTAGGTTTCAATGTCGAGCTCAAATTCGATGATTACATCGTTTACAAAGAAGCTCATCTCGTCAATGTTCTCCAAGCCATCTTAGAG GTTGTTTACAAGTATGCCAAAGACAGACCAGTTATATTCTCCACATTCCATCCAGACGCAGCCCTACTAGTGAGAAATCTACAGGGAACATACCCAGTATACTTCTTAACAAATGGAGGCACTGAACGTTACGATGATGTTAGACGGAACTCGTTAGAAGAAGCCCTTAATCTCTGTTTGGAGGGTAGTTTACAAGGCATTGTTTCTGAGGTTAAAGGGATATTCCGATACCCTGGAGCTGTTAGCAAGATTAAGGACTCTAAACTTTCCCTTCTTACCTATGGCACTCTAAA TAACGTACCTGAATCAGTGTACCTACAACATCTAATGGGGATAGATGGTGTGATAGTAGATTTTGTTCAAGAAATTACAAAAGCTGTAGATAATCTGATAAAGCCAGTAAAAACAGAGGAAAATGAAGGAGAATTGCAGTCAGATGTAAAGCCACAATTCTCTCAAACAGAACTTTCTTTTCTGCTGAAACTTATTCCAGAATTGGTACAGCAGTAA